One genomic window of Solanum stenotomum isolate F172 chromosome 9, ASM1918654v1, whole genome shotgun sequence includes the following:
- the LOC125876987 gene encoding nuclear pore complex protein NUP43 → MAVLTFSSQNLQVHRFPQDHYIDSLRWLPQLSAFHRHIILAASDSESSTSSLQILSSSNSSSNPPELTFQSSLTTPSRITSLTTSQNPNKPLIAASTFSGSLLLYTADLVNGSLEFVDSVDEKGFHLGRVNGIDVSENGSEFVSVGEDGRINWVSFVGGGLSTRKVFDSNGLVSYGAVKWASPVEFVSGGLGFGLQWWDQRRPGGPVSQFKANWTRGTTSGIVHSIDIHPSRKHTCLAGGSSGTVFAWDLRWQQQPIMLSGVGTSDLSVLSPSESDVWEVQYDNYTTSSNYRNVSESRVLPAMICSEDGILAVIEQGEEPVELLAEPCAINSFDIDRQNPSDIVCSLEWESIAILTRS, encoded by the exons ATGGCAGTACTcactttttcttctcaaaaTCTCCAAGTCCACCGTTTTCCTCAAGATCACTATATTGACTCCCTCCGTTGGCTCCCTCAACTCTCCGCTTTCCACCGTCACATCATCCTTGCAGCTTCCGATTCCGAATCCTCAACTTCTTCACTCCAAATCTTAAGCAGTTCAAATTCAAGCTCAAACCCACCAGAACTCACATTTCAATCTTCACTCACAACCCCATCAAGAATCACTTCATTGACTACTTCGCAAAACCCCAATAAACCCCTTATAGCTGCTTCCACGTTTTCGGGTTCGCTGTTGCTTTATACAGCTGATTTGGTTAATGGGTCGTTGGAATTTGTGGATTCGGTGGATGAAAAGGGGTTTCATTTGGGTCGGGTTAATGGGATTGATGTGAGTGAAAATGGCTCGGAGTTTGTGAGTGTTGGGGAAGATGGGAGGATTAATTGGGTGAGTTTTGTTGGAGGGGGGTTGAGTACTAGGAAGGTGTTTGATAGTAATGGATTGGTTTCGTATGGCGCAGTGAAGTGGGCGTCTCCGGTGGAGTTTGTGAGTGGTGGATTGGGATTTGGTCTGCAATGGTGGGATCAACGACGCCCCGGTGGACCTGTTTCACAGTTTAAAGCTAATTG GACACGTGGAACTACTTCTGGAATTGTACATTCAATTGATATTCATCCATCAAGAAAGCATACTTGTCTT GCAGGAGGTTCCTCTGGTACTGTGTTTGCATGGGATCTTCGCTGGCAACAGCAGCCTATAATGCTTTCTGGTGTTGGAACCAGTGATTTGTCCGTTCTTTCACCATCAGAAAGTGATGTTTGGGAGGTCCAGTATGACAACTATACTACTTCATCCAACTACCGAAATGTGTCAGAATCACGTGTTCTTCCTGCCATGATTTGCTCAGAGGATGGCATTCTTGCCGTAATTGAACAAG GTGAAGAACCCGTCGAGCTTCTTGCTGAACCTTGTGCCATCAACAGCTTTGACATCGATCGACAAAACCCATCA GACATTGTTTGTAGTTTGGAGTGGGAGTCCATAGCCATCTTGACAAGGTCTTGA